ACTCAAAATTAGTCGCGTCGAAGTCAATAACTTCCACGTCAGCGCCCTGTGCCTTCAAAGATTCTGCAGCATCAGCAATGCGTGGAGAATCCGCGCGTGCAGCGAGGGTGACCTTAGCTGGGCCGCGCTCGAGGAACTCGGAAATAATGCCCAGTCCGATTTCGCTGGTGCCGCCGAGCAGCAGCATGTGTTGTGCTTGTCCAGTTGCGTTAAGCATGAAAATTCCTTTCTTAGCGCAGCTCGAGGCGGCGTGACATATCGGAGGCGAAGACGCCGGTTGGGTCGATGTTGTTGCGGGTCTTCAACCAGCCCTCAAGCTCTGGGTACATGGTGTGGAAGTTTTCCGCGGAGGTGCGTGATTCTTTGGCCAGGTACAAACGGCCACCGAATTCCATGACGCGACGGTCCAAGTCATTCAGGAAATCTCCCAGACCTGGACGGATTGGGAAGTCCACGCAGACATTCCAGCCCGGCATTGGGTAGCTCAACGGCGCCTTGTTGCCTGGGCCGAACAGCTTGAACACGTTCAGAGCGGAGTAGTGGCCGGACTTTTGCATGTCACGGATGATGTCCTTGAAAGGCTCAACCGCGTCCATAGGGACCACGAACTGGTACTGCAAGAAACCCTTGGAGCCGTAGCCACGGTTCCACTCACCAATCAGGTCGAGTGGTTGGTAGAACTGCGTGAGGTTCTTGATCTTGTTCTTCGCCGGTGCGCCCATGGCGTAGTAGGCTTCGCCGATACCCATCAGGGTCAGCTTGTTCATGGTCCACGATGGGAAGATGTCCGGCACCTTCATCAACTGTGGCGCGTTGAACTTCAGCGGATCCGCTGCCAGCTTTGGTGCGAACTCTTCGAGCTGCTCCAGCGTGGCCAAAGAACCACGGGAGATAGTGGAACGGCCCAGCTTTGGCTCAGGTGAGATGACATCGAACCACGCCGAAGAGTAGGTGTAGTTGTGCTCTGAACCGTCAGAGTGCGCCGCTACCGTTTCTTCCAGGTTGTTGGTGCGCTCAGTATCCGAAATGAAGTAGGCCGTTTCGGTCTTGGTCATGCGGATGGTAGCTCGCAAGATAATACCGGTCAGACCCATACCGCCGATGGTTGCCCAGAACAGTTCAGCATCTGGGTCATCCTCGGTGCCTTCTGGTGTCAGGTGCAGGACACGGCCATCAGCAACGAGCAGTTCCATGCTGGTGACGTGGTCACCGAAGGAGCCCTCGGAGTGGTGGTTTTTGCCGTGAATATCAGGCCCGATTGCGCCGCCGATGGTGACCTGGCGGGTACCGGGAAGAACCGGAACCCACAGGCCGAAAGGCAATGCTGCCTTCATCAATTGGTCCAAGGTGACGCCGGCATCAACATCAACCAATGCTGATTCGGGGTCGATGGAGTGGATTCGGTTGAGCGACTGCATGTCAATGACAAGGCCGCCTGCGTTTTGCGCCGGGTCGCCGTAGGAACGACCCATGCCGCGAGCGATGACGCCGCGGCGCAGGTGCGCTGGCTTATCTGCATTGTCATCGGCGACCATGGCAACGGCCTGACGGATTTCATCAACGTCGGCGGTTGCCAGCACATGTGCGGTAGTAGGAGCCGTGCGGCCCCAGCCATGTAAAGATTTTACGGTGGTGTGCAATTCCATAGTTTTAGAGCTTACCTAGCTTTATCGACCTACCACCGAATCAACGGGGCT
This region of Corynebacterium casei LMG S-19264 genomic DNA includes:
- a CDS encoding FAD-binding oxidoreductase, whose product is MELHTTVKSLHGWGRTAPTTAHVLATADVDEIRQAVAMVADDNADKPAHLRRGVIARGMGRSYGDPAQNAGGLVIDMQSLNRIHSIDPESALVDVDAGVTLDQLMKAALPFGLWVPVLPGTRQVTIGGAIGPDIHGKNHHSEGSFGDHVTSMELLVADGRVLHLTPEGTEDDPDAELFWATIGGMGLTGIILRATIRMTKTETAYFISDTERTNNLEETVAAHSDGSEHNYTYSSAWFDVISPEPKLGRSTISRGSLATLEQLEEFAPKLAADPLKFNAPQLMKVPDIFPSWTMNKLTLMGIGEAYYAMGAPAKNKIKNLTQFYQPLDLIGEWNRGYGSKGFLQYQFVVPMDAVEPFKDIIRDMQKSGHYSALNVFKLFGPGNKAPLSYPMPGWNVCVDFPIRPGLGDFLNDLDRRVMEFGGRLYLAKESRTSAENFHTMYPELEGWLKTRNNIDPTGVFASDMSRRLELR